In a single window of the Mesoplodon densirostris isolate mMesDen1 chromosome 18, mMesDen1 primary haplotype, whole genome shotgun sequence genome:
- the ACE gene encoding angiotensin-converting enzyme isoform X3, which produces MGQGWAAPGLSRLLLLLLLCCGHPLLAPGQGTTGQVSVNQGTTSQATTSSQTTTRHSTTSSQKTQIPNLVSDEAEASKFVEEYDRRSQVVWNEYVEASWDYNTNITKEGSKILLEKNIQMANHTVKYGTWARKFDVTNFQNATMKRMIKKIQDLERAALPVRELEEYNQILLNMETTYSVASVCHSNGTCLQLEPDLTNLMATSRNYEDLLWAWKGWRDKVGRAILPNFPKYVELTNKAARLNGYEDGGDSWRSMYEMPFLEDDLEQLFQELQPLYLNLHAYVRRALYRFYGSELINLEGPIPAHLLGNMWAQSWSNIYDLVIPFPSAPRMDATEAMIKQGWTPQRMFKEADNFFTSLGLLPVPPEFWKKSMLEKPTDGREVVCHASAWDFFNGKDFRIKQCTTVNMEDLVVAHHEMGHIQYFMQYKDLPVTFREGANPGFHEAIGDVLALSVSTPKHLHKINLLSSGDGSREEDINFLMKMALDKIAFVPFSYLVDQWRWRVFDGSITKENYNQEWWSLRLKYQGLCPPVARSQGDFDPGAKFHIPSSVPYIRDAMKLGFSRPWPEAMRLITGQPNMSAAAMMTYFKPLLDWLVTENTRNGEKLGWPQYNWTPNSARLAVSFPGSGRVSFLGLNLEEQQARVGQWVLLFLGVALLVATLGLTLRLFSIRRLHQRHRGPQFGSEVELRHS; this is translated from the exons ATGGGCCAAGGTTGGGCTGCTCCAGGACTgtcccgcctcctcctcctcctcctgctctgctGTGGGCACCCCCTGCTGGCCCCTGGCCAGGGAACCACCGGCCAGGTGTCAGTCAACCAGGGAACAACCAGCCAGGCAACAACCAGCAGCCAGACGACTACCcgccactcaacaaccagcagcCAGAAAACCCAGATCCCAA ACCTGGTGTCCGACGAGGCGGAGGCCAGCAAGTTTGTCGAGGAATATGACCGGAGATCCCAGGTGGTGTGGAACGAGTATGTCGAGGCCAGCTGGGACTACAATACCAACATCACCAAGGAGGGCAGCAAGATACTG CTGGAGAagaacatacagatggccaaccaCACTGTCAAGTATGGCACCTGGGCCAGGAAGTTTGATGTGACCAACTTCCAGAACGCCACCATGAAGCGGATGATAAAGAAGATTCAGGATCTAGAGCGGGCGGCACTGCCTGTCAGGGAGCTGGAGGAG TACAACCAGATCCTGCTGAACATGGAAACCACTTACAGCGTGGCCTCTGTGTGCCACAGCAACGGCACTTGTCTGCAGCTCGAGCCTG ATCTGACAAATCTGATGGCCACATCCCGGAACTATGAAGACCTGCTGTGGGCATGGAAGGGCTGGCGAGACAAGGTGGGGAGAGCCATCCTCCCGAATTTCCCCAAATATGTGGAGCTCACCAACAAGGCTGCCAGGCTCAATG GCTACGAGGACGGAGGGGACTCCTGGAGATCTATGTACGAGATGCCATTCCTGGAGGACGACCTGGAGCAGCTCTTCCAGGAGCTGCAGCCGCTCTACCTGAACCTGCACGCCTACGTGCGCCGGGCCCTGTATCGCTTCTACGGGTCCGAGCTCATCAACCTGGAGGGCCCCATTCCAGCCCATCTGCTGG GAAACATGTGGGCACAGAGCTGGTCCAACATCTATGACTTGGTAATACCCTTCCCTTCAGCCCCCAGGATGGATGCCACAGAGGCCATGATAAAGCAG GGCTGGACACCCCAAAGGATGTTTAAGGAAGCAGACAATTTCTTCACCTCCCTGGGGCTGCTGCCCGTGCCCCCCGAGTTCTGGAAAAAGTCTATGCTGGAGAAGCCAACCGACGGGCGGGAGGTGGTGTGCCACGCCTCCGCCTGGGACTTCTTCAACGGCAAGGACTTCAG GATCAAGCAGTGCACCACTGTGAACATGGAGGACCTGGTCGTGGCCCACCACGAAATGGGCCACATACAGTATTTCATGCAGTACAAGGACTTGCCTGTGACCTTCCGGGAGGGCGCCAACCCTGGTTTTCACGAGGCCATTGGGGATGTGCTGGCCCTCTCAGTGTCTACCCCCAAGCACCTGCACAAGATCAACCTGCTGAGTAGTGGGGACGGCAGCCGTG AGGAGGACATCAACTTTCTGATGAAGATGGCGCTCGACAAGATCGCCTTTGTTCCCTTCAGCTATCTTGTGGACCAGTGGCGCTGGAGGGTATTTGACGGAAGCATCACCAAGGAGAACTACAACCAGGAGTGGTGGAGCCTCAG GCTGAAGTACCAGGGCCTCTGTCCTCCAGTGGCCAGGTCTCAAGGCGACTTTGACCCAGGGGCCAAGTTCCACATTCCTTCAAGCGTGCCATATATCAG GGACGCCATGAAGCTGGGCTTCAGTCGGCCGTGGCCCGAAGCCATGCGGCTCATCACGGGCCAGCCCAACATGTCGGCCGCTGCCATGATGACCTACTTCAAGCCGCTGCTGGACTGGCTCGTGACCGAGAACACGCGGAACGGAGAGAAGCTGGGCTGGCCTCAGTACAACTGGACGCCAAACTCGG CTCGCTTGGCAGTCTCCTTCCCGGGCTCCGGCCGTGTCAGCTTCCTGGGCCTGAACCTCGAGGAGCAGCAGGCCCGCGTGGGCCAGTGGGTGCTGCTCTTCCTGGGCGTCGCCCTGCTGGTGGCCACCCTGGGCCTCACCCTGCGGCTCTTCAGCATCCGCCGCCTCCACCAGCGCCACCGCGGGCCCCAGTTTGGCTCCGAGGTGGAGCTCAGACACTCCTGA
- the ACE gene encoding angiotensin-converting enzyme isoform X2, giving the protein MGQGWAAPGLSRLLLLLLLCCGHPLLAPGQGTTGQVSVNQGTTSQATTSSQTTTRHSTTSSQKTQIPNLVSDEAEASKFVEEYDRRSQVVWNEYVEASWDYNTNITKEGSKILLEKNIQMANHTVKYGTWARKFDVTNFQNATMKRMIKKIQDLERAALPVRELEEYNQILLNMETTYSVASVCHSNGTCLQLEPDLTNLMATSRNYEDLLWAWKGWRDKVGRAILPNFPKYVELTNKAARLNGYEDGGDSWRSMYEMPFLEDDLEQLFQELQPLYLNLHAYVRRALYRFYGSELINLEGPIPAHLLGNMWAQSWSNIYDLVIPFPSAPRMDATEAMIKQGWTPQRMFKEADNFFTSLGLLPVPPEFWKKSMLEKPTDGREVVCHASAWDFFNGKDFRIKQCTTVNMEDLVVAHHEMGHIQYFMQYKDLPVTFREGANPGFHEAIGDVLALSVSTPKHLHKINLLSSGDGSREEDINFLMKMALDKIAFVPFSYLVDQWRWRVFDGSITKENYNQEWWSLRLKYQGLCPPVARSQGDFDPGAKFHIPSSVPYIRYFVSFIIQFQFHEALCKAAGHKGPVHKCDIYQSQEAGKRLADAMKLGFSRPWPEAMRLITGQPNMSAAAMMTYFKPLLDWLVTENTRNGEKLGWPQYNWTPNSARLAVSFPGSGRVSFLGLNLEEQQARVGQWVLLFLGVALLVATLGLTLRLFSIRRLHQRHRGPQFGSEVELRHS; this is encoded by the exons ATGGGCCAAGGTTGGGCTGCTCCAGGACTgtcccgcctcctcctcctcctcctgctctgctGTGGGCACCCCCTGCTGGCCCCTGGCCAGGGAACCACCGGCCAGGTGTCAGTCAACCAGGGAACAACCAGCCAGGCAACAACCAGCAGCCAGACGACTACCcgccactcaacaaccagcagcCAGAAAACCCAGATCCCAA ACCTGGTGTCCGACGAGGCGGAGGCCAGCAAGTTTGTCGAGGAATATGACCGGAGATCCCAGGTGGTGTGGAACGAGTATGTCGAGGCCAGCTGGGACTACAATACCAACATCACCAAGGAGGGCAGCAAGATACTG CTGGAGAagaacatacagatggccaaccaCACTGTCAAGTATGGCACCTGGGCCAGGAAGTTTGATGTGACCAACTTCCAGAACGCCACCATGAAGCGGATGATAAAGAAGATTCAGGATCTAGAGCGGGCGGCACTGCCTGTCAGGGAGCTGGAGGAG TACAACCAGATCCTGCTGAACATGGAAACCACTTACAGCGTGGCCTCTGTGTGCCACAGCAACGGCACTTGTCTGCAGCTCGAGCCTG ATCTGACAAATCTGATGGCCACATCCCGGAACTATGAAGACCTGCTGTGGGCATGGAAGGGCTGGCGAGACAAGGTGGGGAGAGCCATCCTCCCGAATTTCCCCAAATATGTGGAGCTCACCAACAAGGCTGCCAGGCTCAATG GCTACGAGGACGGAGGGGACTCCTGGAGATCTATGTACGAGATGCCATTCCTGGAGGACGACCTGGAGCAGCTCTTCCAGGAGCTGCAGCCGCTCTACCTGAACCTGCACGCCTACGTGCGCCGGGCCCTGTATCGCTTCTACGGGTCCGAGCTCATCAACCTGGAGGGCCCCATTCCAGCCCATCTGCTGG GAAACATGTGGGCACAGAGCTGGTCCAACATCTATGACTTGGTAATACCCTTCCCTTCAGCCCCCAGGATGGATGCCACAGAGGCCATGATAAAGCAG GGCTGGACACCCCAAAGGATGTTTAAGGAAGCAGACAATTTCTTCACCTCCCTGGGGCTGCTGCCCGTGCCCCCCGAGTTCTGGAAAAAGTCTATGCTGGAGAAGCCAACCGACGGGCGGGAGGTGGTGTGCCACGCCTCCGCCTGGGACTTCTTCAACGGCAAGGACTTCAG GATCAAGCAGTGCACCACTGTGAACATGGAGGACCTGGTCGTGGCCCACCACGAAATGGGCCACATACAGTATTTCATGCAGTACAAGGACTTGCCTGTGACCTTCCGGGAGGGCGCCAACCCTGGTTTTCACGAGGCCATTGGGGATGTGCTGGCCCTCTCAGTGTCTACCCCCAAGCACCTGCACAAGATCAACCTGCTGAGTAGTGGGGACGGCAGCCGTG AGGAGGACATCAACTTTCTGATGAAGATGGCGCTCGACAAGATCGCCTTTGTTCCCTTCAGCTATCTTGTGGACCAGTGGCGCTGGAGGGTATTTGACGGAAGCATCACCAAGGAGAACTACAACCAGGAGTGGTGGAGCCTCAG GCTGAAGTACCAGGGCCTCTGTCCTCCAGTGGCCAGGTCTCAAGGCGACTTTGACCCAGGGGCCAAGTTCCACATTCCTTCAAGCGTGCCATATATCAG GTATTTCGTCAGCTTCATCATCCAGTTCCAGTTCCACGAGGCGCTGTGTAAGGCGGCGGGCCACAAGGGCCCCGTGCACAAGTGCGACATCTACCAGTCCCAGGAGGCCGGGAAGCGCCTGGC GGACGCCATGAAGCTGGGCTTCAGTCGGCCGTGGCCCGAAGCCATGCGGCTCATCACGGGCCAGCCCAACATGTCGGCCGCTGCCATGATGACCTACTTCAAGCCGCTGCTGGACTGGCTCGTGACCGAGAACACGCGGAACGGAGAGAAGCTGGGCTGGCCTCAGTACAACTGGACGCCAAACTCGG CTCGCTTGGCAGTCTCCTTCCCGGGCTCCGGCCGTGTCAGCTTCCTGGGCCTGAACCTCGAGGAGCAGCAGGCCCGCGTGGGCCAGTGGGTGCTGCTCTTCCTGGGCGTCGCCCTGCTGGTGGCCACCCTGGGCCTCACCCTGCGGCTCTTCAGCATCCGCCGCCTCCACCAGCGCCACCGCGGGCCCCAGTTTGGCTCCGAGGTGGAGCTCAGACACTCCTGA